A portion of the Streptococcus sp. Marseille-Q6470 genome contains these proteins:
- a CDS encoding thiamine diphosphokinase codes for MNECKHSENNWTKVAVFAGGDRGHYRTDFDCFVGVDRGSLWVLEEKLPLALAVGDFDSVTMEEGQLIQKRAQYFVQAQPEKDDTDLELALLTIFEKNPQAQVTIFGALGGRIDHMLANVFLPSNPKLAPFMRQIEIEDGQNLISYCPEGTSWLEPRLDYDYLAFMPVRDSQLTILGAKYELTEENFFFKKVYASNEYIDREVSVTCPDGYVVVLHSKDRR; via the coding sequence ATGAACGAGTGCAAGCACTCCGAAAACAACTGGACTAAAGTAGCGGTTTTTGCTGGTGGAGACCGAGGACATTATCGGACAGATTTTGATTGTTTTGTCGGTGTGGACCGTGGCTCACTCTGGGTGCTGGAGGAAAAACTTCCTCTTGCTCTAGCTGTTGGGGATTTTGATTCTGTGACTATGGAAGAAGGTCAGTTGATTCAAAAGCGTGCTCAATACTTTGTCCAAGCCCAGCCAGAAAAAGATGATACGGATCTGGAACTAGCACTTTTAACGATTTTTGAAAAAAATCCTCAAGCACAAGTGACCATTTTTGGTGCCCTAGGTGGTCGTATTGACCATATGCTGGCTAATGTCTTTCTTCCGAGCAATCCCAAGTTGGCACCCTTTATGCGCCAAATAGAGATTGAGGATGGACAAAACTTGATTAGCTATTGCCCAGAAGGCACCAGTTGGTTAGAACCACGTTTGGATTATGATTACCTTGCTTTTATGCCTGTGAGGGATAGTCAGTTGACTATTCTCGGAGCCAAGTATGAATTGACTGAGGAGAATTTTTTCTTTAAGAAAGTTTACGCTTCTAACGAATATATAGATAGGGAAGTTTCGGTGACTTGCCCAGATGGCTATGTGGTTGTACTGCATAGCAAGGACAGGAGATAG
- a CDS encoding DNA recombination protein RmuC, with product MEIILLLLLIANLAGLFLIWQRQDKQETYLTKSLEDQADYLSDQLDYRFEQARQASQLDQKNLEVAVSDRLQEVRIELHQGLTQLRQEMNENLLQTRDKTDQRLQALQESNDQRLEQMRQTVEEKLEKTLQTRLQASFETVSKQLESVNRGLGEMQTVARDVGALNKVLSGTKTRGILGELQLGQIIEDIMTPAQYEREFATVENSSERVEYAIKLPGQGDQEYVYLPIDSKFPLEDYYRLEEAYEVGDKDEIERCRKSLLASVKRFAKDIKSKYIAPPRTTNFGVLFVPTEGLYSEIVRNPIFFDGLRREEQIIVAGPSTLSALLNSLSVGFKTLNIQKSADHISQTLASVKTEFGKFGGILVKAQKHLQHASGNIDELLNRRTTAIERTLRYIELSEGEPALDLLQFQEDEEEYED from the coding sequence ATGGAGATTATATTACTACTGTTACTAATTGCTAACCTAGCCGGCCTCTTTCTTATTTGGCAAAGGCAGGACAAGCAGGAGACATATCTGACCAAGAGTTTGGAAGACCAGGCAGATTATCTGTCAGATCAGCTGGATTATCGTTTTGAGCAAGCTCGACAAGCTAGTCAGCTCGACCAAAAAAATCTTGAAGTGGCTGTCAGTGACCGTTTGCAGGAGGTGCGAATCGAGTTGCACCAAGGCTTGACTCAGCTTAGGCAGGAGATGAATGAGAACCTTCTCCAAACTAGAGATAAGACCGACCAACGCCTCCAAGCCTTGCAGGAGTCAAATGACCAACGCTTAGAACAAATGCGCCAAACGGTCGAGGAAAAGCTAGAAAAGACCCTACAGACACGCTTGCAAGCATCCTTCGAGACAGTTTCCAAACAGCTGGAATCTGTCAATCGTGGTCTTGGAGAAATGCAGACAGTTGCGCGAGATGTCGGTGCCCTTAACAAGGTCTTATCTGGAACAAAGACTCGAGGAATTCTAGGAGAATTGCAACTGGGCCAAATCATAGAGGACATCATGACCCCTGCCCAGTACGAACGAGAATTTGCAACGGTTGAAAACTCGAGTGAACGAGTAGAATACGCTATTAAGTTGCCTGGACAAGGCGACCAAGAATATGTCTATCTGCCGATTGACTCTAAATTCCCACTGGAAGATTATTACCGCTTAGAAGAAGCCTATGAAGTGGGTGACAAGGATGAAATCGAACGTTGTCGCAAGTCACTCTTAGCCAGCGTCAAGCGCTTTGCCAAGGATATTAAGAGCAAGTACATAGCGCCACCTCGGACGACCAATTTTGGGGTCTTGTTTGTTCCGACAGAAGGCCTTTACTCAGAAATCGTTAGAAATCCGATTTTCTTTGATGGTTTGAGACGGGAGGAACAGATTATTGTTGCAGGGCCAAGTACCCTATCAGCCCTTCTCAATTCCCTATCGGTTGGTTTCAAAACTCTCAATATCCAAAAAAGTGCGGATCATATCAGCCAAACTCTTGCTAGTGTTAAAACTGAATTTGGCAAGTTTGGAGGCATTCTGGTCAAGGCACAAAAACATCTCCAACATGCCTCTGGCAACATTGATGAATTATTAAACCGTCGTACTACAGCTATCGAGCGAACGCTCCGTTACATTGAGTTATCAGAAGGTGAGCCAGCGCTTGACCTACTCCAGTTCCAAGAAGATGAGGAAGAATATGAAGATTAG
- the rpe gene encoding ribulose-phosphate 3-epimerase, which yields MSQYKIAPSILAADYANFEREIKRLEATGAEYAHIDIMDGHFVPQISFGAGVVESLRPHSKMVFDCHLMVSNPEHHLEDFARAGADIISIHVEATPHIHGALQKIRSLGVKPSVVINPGTPVEAIKHVLHLVDQVLVMTVNPGFGGQAFLPETMDKIRELVALREEKGLNFEIEVDGGIDDQTIAQAKEAGATVFVAGSYVFKGDVNERVQALRKQLD from the coding sequence ATGTCTCAATACAAGATTGCTCCGTCAATTCTGGCAGCAGATTATGCCAACTTTGAACGTGAAATTAAACGCCTAGAAGCAACTGGGGCAGAATACGCCCATATCGATATCATGGATGGTCACTTTGTACCTCAGATCAGCTTTGGTGCAGGTGTAGTCGAAAGTCTTCGTCCTCATAGCAAGATGGTCTTTGATTGCCATTTGATGGTATCAAATCCCGAACATCATTTAGAAGACTTTGCGCGTGCAGGAGCTGACATCATCAGCATCCATGTTGAAGCGACACCTCACATCCATGGAGCTCTTCAAAAGATTCGTTCTCTTGGTGTCAAACCTTCGGTCGTCATCAATCCTGGTACACCAGTTGAAGCGATTAAGCATGTCCTTCATCTAGTCGATCAAGTTTTGGTCATGACGGTGAATCCTGGTTTTGGTGGGCAAGCCTTTCTACCTGAGACCATGGATAAGATACGTGAGCTAGTAGCCCTTCGTGAAGAAAAAGGATTGAACTTTGAGATTGAAGTGGATGGCGGGATTGATGATCAAACTATTGCTCAAGCCAAAGAAGCTGGTGCTACAGTCTTTGTAGCAGGGTCTTATGTCTTTAAGGGAGATGTCAATGAACGAGTGCAAGCACTCCGAAAACAACTGGACTAA